From Zingiber officinale cultivar Zhangliang chromosome 5B, Zo_v1.1, whole genome shotgun sequence, the proteins below share one genomic window:
- the LOC121986523 gene encoding glutathione S-transferase T3-like — MPFPPQNLQNVQGFGNYAPRGLYQPLPAEYWQNMSHPYFTSSVVHGYGTPHTTGMSFTPSMSNEPATPTFVPETQLSDRESPIEVVNLEKTVSNAEGTRKRSSWTKVEDEVLARSFVTISDDPIIGNDQKADAFWGRVASYYNENLPQGSNTRSANVIRDEDILRFAYEKYLSENNGVAFNLEHVWRIVKDRPMFTPQSADHFVVTKKTRTSESGASNTSSNQDVSIDLDYEDTHPMGQKAAKRKGKDKVKSTMEDLTVNYNNIITKFTEYTSVKKSEVDLKQKQLEVEEIKAKAALFKSEAKNRRLKLKEYEILNKDASQMTKEQLIIHECLCKDIRSRWNI, encoded by the exons ATGCCGTTTCCtccacaaaatcttcaaaatGTCCAAGGGTTTGGAAATTATGCCCCTCGAGGTCTATATCAACCGCTTCCAGCAGAATATTGGCAAAACATGAGTCATCCATATTTCACGTCGTCGGTTGTTCATGGATATGGTACCCCGCACACAACTGGTATGTCTTTCACTCCTTCAATGTCGAATGAACCTGCAACTCCAACTTTTGTCCCAGAAACTCAACTTTCCGACCGTGAATCCCCAATTGAGGTGGTCAATTTAGAAAAGACGGTTTCAAATGCTGAGGGTACAAGAAAGCGTTCAAGTTGGACAAAGGTTGAAGACGAGGTCTTAGCGAGAAGTTTTGTCACTATCAGTGATGATCCAATAATCGGCAATGATCAAAAGGCGGATGCTTTTTGGGGACGGGTTGCAAGCTACTACAATGAGAATCTTCCCCAAGGTTCAAACACCAGAAGTGCAAATGTTATACG TGATGAAGATATATTGAGGTTTGCGTACGAAAAATATCTATCTGAAAACAATGGTGTTGCATTCAATCTCGAACATGTGTGGAGAATTGTCAAAGACCGTCCAATGTTTACTCCACAGTCCGCTGATCACTTTGTGGTGACAAAGAAGACGAGGACCTCAGAGTCTGGAGCAAGCAACACCTCCTCCAACCAAGATGTGAGTATAGACCTGGATTATGAAGATACTCATCCAATGGGGCAAAAGGCAGCAAAAAGAAAGGGGAAAGACAAAGTAAAATCGACCATGGAGGATCTGACAGTAAACTACAACAATATTATCACAAAGTTCACTGAGTACACAAGCGTGAAGAAGTCCGAAGTCGATTTGAAACAAAAACAACTTGAAGTAGAGGAGATTAAGGCAAAAGCTGCATTGTTCAAATCTGAAGCTAAGAATCGTCGCTTGAAGTTGAAGGAGTACGAAATATTGAACAAAGACGCCTCGCAGATGACAAAGGAGCagcttatcatacatgaatgCCTATGCAAGGATATTAGGTCGAGATGGAATATCTAA
- the LOC121984161 gene encoding transcription factor BHLH3-like isoform X2, with translation MEPDEQSFFDELLSFRSDPWEGTFFEPAQIDTTAFDCFSQSAAALLPPCAGVSVGAGCQYGYFRDVHCPTDSGYSRAPEVQHSSSVRSALDGAELGKSACKLEVPPSEFGLRKARKKKFEGVPSKNLMAERRRRKRLNDRLSMLRSIVPRISKMDRTSILGDTVDYVKELLDKLKRLREEIDLTPEQANLLSTLNSREVSFEVERRANDTRIGICCAAKPGLLLSTLSTLEVLGLEIQQCVLSCFNDFGMQASCSEETGQRTVNSAEDIKQALFKNAGYGERCL, from the exons ATGGAGCCTGACGAGCAGAGCTTCTTCGACGAGCTGCTCTCCTTCCGCAGCGATCCATGGGAAGGCACCTTCTTCGAGCCTGCTCAAATAGACACCACCGCCTTTGACTGTTTCTCTCAGAGCGCCGCCGCGCTCCTCCCGCCCTGTGCCGGTGTGTCGGTGGGCGCCGGCTGCCAGTATGGCTACTTCAGAGACGTCCACTGCCCGACCGACTCTGGTTATTCTCGCGCGCCGGAGGTCCAGCACTCCTCCTCCGTCCGGTCGGCGCTCGATGGCGCCGAGCTCGGCAAGAGCGCGTGCAAGTTGGAGGTGCCGCCTTCGGAGTTCGGGCTGAGGAAggcgaggaagaagaagttcGAAGGTGTGCCGTCGAAGAATTTAATGGCGGAGCGGCGGAGGAGGAAGAGGCTCAATGACCGGCTCTCGATGCTCAGATCTATCGTCCCTAGGATTAGCAAG ATGGACAGGACGTCCATTCTCGGCGACACCGTCGATTACGTGAAGGAGCTGCTCGATAAGCTCAAGCGCTTGCGAGAAGAGATCGATCTCACTCCGGAGCAAGCCAATCTACTGAGCACCTTAAACTCGAGAGAGGTTTCG TTCGAGGTGGAAAGAAGAGCCAACGATACACGGATTGGAATCTGCTGCGCCGCCAAGCCAGGCCTCCTGCTGTCGACGCTGAGCACCCTGGAAGTGCTTGGACTGGAGATCCAACAGTGTGTGCTGAGTTGCTTCAATGACTTCGGAATGCAGGCATCTTGCTCCGAG GAGACGGGTCAGAGGACAGTTAATAGCGCTGAAGACATCAAGCAGGCACTCTTCAAAAATGCAGGATACGGAGAAAGATGCCTGTAG
- the LOC121984161 gene encoding transcription factor BHLH3-like isoform X1 has translation MEPDEQSFFDELLSFRSDPWEGTFFEPAQIDTTAFDCFSQSAAALLPPCAGVSVGAGCQYGYFRDVHCPTDSGYSRAPEVQHSSSVRSALDGAELGKSACKLEVPPSEFGLRKARKKKFEGVPSKNLMAERRRRKRLNDRLSMLRSIVPRISKQMDRTSILGDTVDYVKELLDKLKRLREEIDLTPEQANLLSTLNSREVSFEVERRANDTRIGICCAAKPGLLLSTLSTLEVLGLEIQQCVLSCFNDFGMQASCSEETGQRTVNSAEDIKQALFKNAGYGERCL, from the exons ATGGAGCCTGACGAGCAGAGCTTCTTCGACGAGCTGCTCTCCTTCCGCAGCGATCCATGGGAAGGCACCTTCTTCGAGCCTGCTCAAATAGACACCACCGCCTTTGACTGTTTCTCTCAGAGCGCCGCCGCGCTCCTCCCGCCCTGTGCCGGTGTGTCGGTGGGCGCCGGCTGCCAGTATGGCTACTTCAGAGACGTCCACTGCCCGACCGACTCTGGTTATTCTCGCGCGCCGGAGGTCCAGCACTCCTCCTCCGTCCGGTCGGCGCTCGATGGCGCCGAGCTCGGCAAGAGCGCGTGCAAGTTGGAGGTGCCGCCTTCGGAGTTCGGGCTGAGGAAggcgaggaagaagaagttcGAAGGTGTGCCGTCGAAGAATTTAATGGCGGAGCGGCGGAGGAGGAAGAGGCTCAATGACCGGCTCTCGATGCTCAGATCTATCGTCCCTAGGATTAGCAAG CAGATGGACAGGACGTCCATTCTCGGCGACACCGTCGATTACGTGAAGGAGCTGCTCGATAAGCTCAAGCGCTTGCGAGAAGAGATCGATCTCACTCCGGAGCAAGCCAATCTACTGAGCACCTTAAACTCGAGAGAGGTTTCG TTCGAGGTGGAAAGAAGAGCCAACGATACACGGATTGGAATCTGCTGCGCCGCCAAGCCAGGCCTCCTGCTGTCGACGCTGAGCACCCTGGAAGTGCTTGGACTGGAGATCCAACAGTGTGTGCTGAGTTGCTTCAATGACTTCGGAATGCAGGCATCTTGCTCCGAG GAGACGGGTCAGAGGACAGTTAATAGCGCTGAAGACATCAAGCAGGCACTCTTCAAAAATGCAGGATACGGAGAAAGATGCCTGTAG
- the LOC121984161 gene encoding transcription factor BHLH3-like isoform X3 encodes MEPDEQSFFDELLSFRSDPWEGTFFEPAQIDTTAFDCFSQSAAALLPPCAGVSVGAGCQYGYFRDVHCPTDSGYSRAPEVQHSSSVRSALDGAELGKSACKLEVPPSEFGLRKARKKKFEGVPSKNLMAERRRRKRLNDRLSMLRSIVPRISKQMDRTSILGDTVDYVKELLDKLKRLREEIDLTPEQANLLSTLNSREVSFEVERRANDTRIGICCAAKPGLLLSTLSTLEVLGLEIQQCVLSCFNDFGMQASCSEVIGSSL; translated from the exons ATGGAGCCTGACGAGCAGAGCTTCTTCGACGAGCTGCTCTCCTTCCGCAGCGATCCATGGGAAGGCACCTTCTTCGAGCCTGCTCAAATAGACACCACCGCCTTTGACTGTTTCTCTCAGAGCGCCGCCGCGCTCCTCCCGCCCTGTGCCGGTGTGTCGGTGGGCGCCGGCTGCCAGTATGGCTACTTCAGAGACGTCCACTGCCCGACCGACTCTGGTTATTCTCGCGCGCCGGAGGTCCAGCACTCCTCCTCCGTCCGGTCGGCGCTCGATGGCGCCGAGCTCGGCAAGAGCGCGTGCAAGTTGGAGGTGCCGCCTTCGGAGTTCGGGCTGAGGAAggcgaggaagaagaagttcGAAGGTGTGCCGTCGAAGAATTTAATGGCGGAGCGGCGGAGGAGGAAGAGGCTCAATGACCGGCTCTCGATGCTCAGATCTATCGTCCCTAGGATTAGCAAG CAGATGGACAGGACGTCCATTCTCGGCGACACCGTCGATTACGTGAAGGAGCTGCTCGATAAGCTCAAGCGCTTGCGAGAAGAGATCGATCTCACTCCGGAGCAAGCCAATCTACTGAGCACCTTAAACTCGAGAGAGGTTTCG TTCGAGGTGGAAAGAAGAGCCAACGATACACGGATTGGAATCTGCTGCGCCGCCAAGCCAGGCCTCCTGCTGTCGACGCTGAGCACCCTGGAAGTGCTTGGACTGGAGATCCAACAGTGTGTGCTGAGTTGCTTCAATGACTTCGGAATGCAGGCATCTTGCTCCGAG GTGATCGGGTCGAGCTTGTAG